In Patescibacteria group bacterium, the genomic stretch TGTCATATGCCGTGATGATGGCGAGGGTCTTTTTAGTAGTCGAGCTTGCAGTTGTCGAAAAGGCGGAAGCCGCGCTGGAGGCGGAGACCGGCGGCACCCGCTCAATGAGACGATAAATGCGCTTTACTTGGTCGGGCGTGAGGCCTTTTGGACTCGCACTCACCGAGCCATACGATTTAATGTCCGGCTTAGCGACAAAATCTTCCAAACCACCAATAGCTTGAGCCATTTGTGGGCTAGCGAGGCTAAAAATAATGCCGAGAGCGATGGCTGCGATAGATATATTCATATGTATGCGTGTTATTGAGTAATACACATAGCATACAAAAAGAGCGATAGAGAAACTGCTAAGAAAGGTTCAAGAAACCGCTAAGATTTGGTAGAGAAATGATGAAGAAACTAGCGCCACGTAAACGACTTCACCGCTTGATCGAAAATGAGAACATTTTTCTCGAAGTCCGCCTCATCATCAATGTAAGAAATCCAGCGTTTCATTTCATCCTTATCGATAAATACCTGCTTCACTTTCAACTTTGGCGGAAGTTGTCCTTCGGTCCCAAATTCGCCTTGATATGACCCTACAAAGTAGGCGGCAGGGTTGCCATCAACAGTGGTCGTGCCAGTCTCAAGTAGTTTGAATCCTTTCGTCTCTCCATACCACTGCTTCCAGGAAATCACTGAGTCATCTCGGTAGTCGGCGATTGGATATTTTCTAGGATACAGTTCGGCATCGATGACGCCAACACCCATCACTCCACGAAACACGTCTTCTGATTCCAATAATGGCATGTATGACTCGACGGTTAGATTAGGAATGTCGAGCTCAGCGTTTCTTGACCACTCTTTCGGGACTGTAAGCGTGTGACCGAATTGGCGATTTTCGTACACCGCAAGGCTGTCGTCAGTATCGGTTACCGAGGAGACAGTATCAGTTATCGTGAATGTTCGCGAGACTTTTTGTATCAATGAATCCTGGATCTCTGGACCGTTGAATCCATCGAAAGCGAGGGTGTACACCTTCCCATTGTGGGCCGCAAAAATAGCGGTTACCGTAGATGTCGCGATATCTCCAACATCTCGAAAACTGAAAGACAGGAGGGTTGCATCGTACCCAGACAGTTTGGTAGGCTCATTTCGTTCAATAACAAAGCTCTGAGCAGCTCTCGTACTAAGGCGGATGTAGGTGTCCACAAAATCCTTTAACCCTTTCGCGTAGCGATTCACAGAAACTCGAATTCTTTGATTATCGACTAAGAAGCCGTCGACGTCATACTCCGGCTTCACGAAGCGTGCGATGTGCCCATCTTCTGGAGTGCCCCCGACTGAAAGCCATTCGCTTGGATACTCGAGGACAAAGCCATAATCACGATTCATGTAACGACTAATATCGCCCACCGTCTTCTGAGTGTAGTATGGATACCAGGAAGCGATCATAGACCTCGCGTCTGGAAGATATTTCGAGAAATCAGCGGGAGTAGCCTCATAAGAAAGTAGGTAATAGAAGTTGCCCCTCAGGAAGAATGTTTGAAACACTTTTCGAGGACCGACGATGCTAGAAGTCGTTGAGGAAAGTCTCTCAATCACGTAGGTGATTTCTGTTGATGGATAAATTGAAATCGTACTTGTTGCGACCATCATAGAGACAACCTTCGATTTTTGGTTCTCTTTAATTGAAGAAATGAGGAAGTCTCTGAATGAATCCTCATCTTTGGCTGTCTCTGGTAAATTACCGACAGTGATGACGATGGCGGTAGTCGATGCGATCGATTTGTTATCTGGACCGAAAATAATTTGATGACCGTAGACCTCTGAATCCGACGCGAGAGCCTCGCCAGTCTTCCGCCAAGATACAGGATAATCTATCGTGAATAAATCTGTCGCGTTTTCTGAGGTAAAGTATGTTTCGTGCGGAACCACCACCTGCTCTAGCTCACTGAAGCGGTTGGCTGAGATGGCCTCTTTGAAACCGAGGTAAAAGGCGACCGAAGAAATCGTGATTAGGCCAATGATGGCGACAGCCATTGAAGCCACGAGCTTCTTCTTTCGCTTTTTGTCGAGAGCTTCATCCGGTGCAATCTCTGCGGCTCTTATCGAGCGGAGATCGTAGTAGATTTCAAATACCGTGAGGATAGAGAGTGGTGCAAAAAAGAGGAAAATGCCAGCGGCAAAAATAATTCCAGCGACAACATATACAATAATGCTAATAATCGTGCCCTTGAAAAGTATCGCAAGGACTACTGTTGGGATCGCCAAAATAGCTGTGGCCAAAAGAGTGAGTAGGCCGACGAGGAGGGTGGTGCTGATCATTCTAAGCAACACTTTCCACCAATACCCGCGGACCAATCTCCAGCTCCCCAAGATCGCTTGGAAACCCTTCCGCCCTTCTTCAAACAACTCGTACTGAGAAAACACTAGATATCCGGACAAAATAATACCGGGAACAATGAAAAGAAGTGTCGCACCCGCAGTCGCTAGTGACGAAATAATAGATATAAGAATAAGTGACCAGAATAGCGGTCTTGCCTTTCTGTACGCATCTTTTATGCCGACAAACTGCCCTTTGCGAATATCGACAATACTTTTGAAAAGTGCAACCTTGGAAAGCAGGAGAAAGAGCCAAAGAAGTAGACCGAGGATAAGGGAGAGAATGATCATGGATACAGACATGCTCAAATCCCCAGTTCCCTTATCGATGGTATCTGAAAAGTTACCGAGGCGCAGACTGACATTTCCCAAACCACCGAGCAAAAAGAGCGGCCACAATTTTTTAAAATGCTCTTTGTAGAATGTGTAGGCTTTTTTTACAAGCAACGACGGACCGAGTAACGTCCTTTTCTCCACACCGAGCGGCGCGATTGTGTTTGGATCCATGATGTTATTCTTATCAATGATACGCGAATGGTTCTGGAACGTAAAGGGATTCGGTCCTTACAGGACCACCCTAGAAGCTTCGGTCCTTGCAGGACCAGTACGGGTTTCCCATTTTCTTGGAGCAAAGCTCCTCGAAAATATGGGAGAACCTTTTCGAATCCCTCACGCAGGCACTCAAGTGCCTGCTTCTTTCCTCCGTTCGCTCCGCTCACTGCGGAAAGAGAGGGATTCGAACCCTCGATACCCTTTCGGATATACAACCTTTCCAGGGTTGCCCATTCGACCGCTCTGGCATCTTTCCAATATGTAGTTTTATACTGTCACGATCTGAATCGGCCGACTTAAGTCGCCCTTAGAAATGACATCTGAAGCACTTAGCAGCTCGATGCCGACGATGCGTCCCTCCTTATCAACGTCGGCATGGAAGCCTCCTCCCACCTCGACGGTACGCTCGATATCACCAGATCGAAAAGAGAGATACAGAGCATCGATATTTTTATCATACGTTACTTTCATGGTATGTGGTGATAATTATATATAATACTGACTCGACAACATAAATCACGACGAGGCTCCTAGTTCCATATCTGCGAACAGCCTTTTTCCTGCCAACTCGCAAAAAGGAAATCTTTTCGGGTCGCCTCACCGTTTCGAATACCCGAAACAAGCTGACCTCCCTCTGCCGCATTCTCTCTTTCGCATGTTCAGTGTATACAATCCTCATGTTTTTGCAACAAAATGTAATAGCTACATTGTCGCAAAAGCGCGATAGAGAAACTGCTAAAAAGCGATAAAGAAAGCGCTAAGAAATGATAAAGTTTCTATGAATTTCCGCTACCAACTCCCACTCGACCCACCCCCTCCTGAACTGCCACCGCCAAAGCCTCCGAATCCACCGCCTGAGGACCCGCCTCGTCCACCACCAAACCACCATGGCGCAACGCCGTGCGATAGCATCGAACGGTGGTACGAACGCGAAAGCAGAAAGTCGAGGATTAGGCCGAGCACGATCAGAATCGCCGTCCAAGCGACGCCGGTGTAGAGAAATCCGTAGATAAAGCCAATAATAATGCCCCCGACACCGCCAAGCACTCCTCCCAACCACCACGAACGCGAGGCACCCAAAATACTGCCGACAAAACTGAAGAAAAAGAATGCGAATACCAAAATCGAGTCGAAAGAAAGTCCCATGAATCCTGATGAATGCTCGACCGACGGAACATCCGCTATTGCAGACGGATCCCCGCCCAATGCGCCGGCGATTTGGCGCACCGCGGCGCTAATGCCGCCGTAATAATCGCCGGCGCGAAACGCCGGGGTCAAAG encodes the following:
- a CDS encoding DUF2283 domain-containing protein — translated: MKVTYDKNIDALYLSFRSGDIERTVEVGGGFHADVDKEGRIVGIELLSASDVISKGDLSRPIQIVTV
- a CDS encoding TPM domain-containing protein, producing MQGNQQKMRAIQGGIAAAILLLPLFAWAYQSPGRPTGFVNDFAKVLTTEQVLELNKELAAYSLQGEQNEISVVTVPNLGGDDVESYAEALFKEWGIGKAEKDNGVLLLVAIEDRKMRIEVGYGAEALLTDAQSGAIIRNTLTPAFRAGDYYGGISAAVRQIAGALGGDPSAIADVPSVEHSSGFMGLSFDSILVFAFFFFSFVGSILGASRSWWLGGVLGGVGGIIIGFIYGFLYTGVAWTAILIVLGLILDFLLSRSYHRSMLSHGVAPWWFGGGRGGSSGGGFGGFGGGSSGGGGSSGSW